ATCGAATCGGAGATCGTCGGCAATCACCAACGCCTCACTCGCGATGAAGCCTTACAGATTGTTCACGGCTATGAGCGCCAGTTCGATCCGGCGACGCCTAACCTAGACTCATTTCAGTTCGCGTCACACTTAATGCATGACCGATGGGCTCGGTTGTGGCCATCGCCTGAATATGCAGAGCCAACCGGAGGCGATCTCGAATGACACCCACAACGGCACCCTCTATTAGCCTCGAAGAATTTCTGGCCATGCCCGAAACGGAGCCTGCCAGCGAGTACATTGACGGCCAGATCATTCAGAAACCAATGGCACAAGGTCAACACAGCCGAATTCAGGGAAAGTTAGTCAACACCGTGAACGCTGTGGCTGAAGATGACGAAATCGCCTTAGCGTTTCCTGAACTGCGTTGCGTTTTTGGAGGAGATGAAGCCATTGTGCCTGATGTCGTAGTCTTCACCTGGGCGAGAATCCCGTTTGTCGAGGCAGGCGTTATTCCTAACCGATTTGACCTTGCGCCCGACTGGGTGATCGAAATTGTCTCGCCGGAGCAGTCTCAAACCAAGCTAATTAAGAAGCTGGTGCATTGCCTGAAGCACGGCACTGAAGTGGGATGGCTTATTGCCCCAGACGATTTTGCAGTGACCGTCTTTTTACCCGATCAATTGCCTGCCGTGCTGCAAGGCGACAATAAGCTTCCCATTCCTGCCGCTATTCCCTTGGAACTGACGGCAAGCGATGTTTTCGGCTGGTTGAGAGTGGGGAGACGATAAAGCGATCGAATCGCTGAAGCTGCTATAAGATCAGCGCCTATAAGGAGGTGATGACCTATGTGAACGATAAAAAGCCCTGAAACGCAAAAACGATGACAAACCTTGGCGGGGACAGTCATCGCTCTGCATCAGGCAAATATTTATATCGCGCCTTCATCATAGCACCGACTCTGATCGGTGCAAGAGGTTGGTGCGTTCAATTTTGATTAATTTCTAGCGAAAGCCTGCTCCGCCTCCGGAGAGGCTGATGCCGCCTACGTTTCAGGGTTGGCATGGTTTGCTAGTTGCCCCCTCAGAGAACGCAAAAACAATGAATTTCTTTGCTTTTAGACTGGTACATATACACCAGTGCACGACGTGTCAGCTTTTACACAGAATTGAGCAGAGCCAAGGAGGTGTGGCATGGTAGCCCACTTCCACCCACCGAAGTCCCTTCCCGCTGACCCCCTTGGTCAACGCCTCCACGAGATCTTT
This sequence is a window from Leptolyngbya sp. SIO1E4. Protein-coding genes within it:
- a CDS encoding Uma2 family endonuclease yields the protein MTPTTAPSISLEEFLAMPETEPASEYIDGQIIQKPMAQGQHSRIQGKLVNTVNAVAEDDEIALAFPELRCVFGGDEAIVPDVVVFTWARIPFVEAGVIPNRFDLAPDWVIEIVSPEQSQTKLIKKLVHCLKHGTEVGWLIAPDDFAVTVFLPDQLPAVLQGDNKLPIPAAIPLELTASDVFGWLRVGRR